A single genomic interval of Helianthus annuus cultivar XRQ/B chromosome 6, HanXRQr2.0-SUNRISE, whole genome shotgun sequence harbors:
- the LOC110864973 gene encoding casein kinase I: protein MDRVVGGKFKLGKKIGSGSFGELYLGVNLQTGEECAVKLEPTKTKHPQLHYESKIYMLLQGGTGVPNLKWFGVEGEYNAMAIDLLGPSLEDLFNYCNRKFSLKTVLMLADQLINRVEYMHARSFLHRDLKPDNFLMGLGRKANQVYIIDFGLAKKYRDLQTHRHIPYRENKNLTGTARYASVNTHLGVEQSRRDDLESLGYVLMYFLRGSLPWQGLKAGTKKQKYDRISEKKMMTSKEVLCKSYPSEFMSYFHYCRSLKFEDKPDYSYLKRLFRDLFIREGYQFDYVFDWTMLKYPQIGASSRGRIQSGNAGQNVGTSAERPGRTSAVQDVREALSRRNPAGGPRLELSRNRTPDDVPSSKDVQPDSEKVRTSRNGSSSKRASFLSSNKPSSSAEATDGRTSRHMSSSGARLSTIQRGYDNKPSPTGLSGTSKGGREDLLRSFDFLQIRK, encoded by the exons ATGGATCGTGTTGTTGGTGGTAAGTTTAAGCTTGGGAAGAAGATTGGAAGTGGATCTTTTGGTGAGCTTTATTTAG GTGTTAATCTTCAGACTGGAGAAGAATGTGCTGTTAAGCTG GAACCCACCAAGACAAAGCATCCGCAACTTCATTATGAATCAAAGATATATATGCTTCTTCAGGGAGGAA CTGGGGTACCCAACCTTAAGTGGTTTGGAGTCGAGGGTGAGTACAACGCCATGGCCATTGACCTACTTGGACCCAGCCTTGAAGACCTTTTTAACTATTGCAATAGAAAGTTTTCCTTGAAGACGGTCTTAATGCTTGCAGATCAATTA ATAAATAGAGTTGAGTACATGCATGCCAGAAGCTTTCTTCATCGTGACCTTAAGCCTGATAATTTTTTAATGGGCCTGGGCCGCAAGGCAAATCAG GTGTACATCATTGATTTTGGTCTTGCAAAAAAGTATAGGGATCTTCAAACTCACAGGCACATACCATACAG GGAAAATAAGAATCTCACAGGCACGGCTCGTTATGCTAGTGTCAACACACATCTTGGAGTTG AGCAAAGTAGACGCGATGATTTGGAATCACTCGGTTATGTTCTTATGTATTTCCTAAGAGGAAG cCTTCCCTGGCAAGGACTGAAAGCTGGGACCAAGAAGCAGAAATACGACAGGATAAGTGAAAAAAAGATGATGACTTCAAAAGAG GTTTTATGCAAGTCGTATCCGTCagagttcatgtcatatttccATTATTGCCGATCTTTGAAATTTGAAGATAAACCTGACTATTCATATCTAAAGAGGCTTTTCCGAGACTTGTTCATTCGTGAAG GCTATCAATTTGACTATGTTTTTGATTGGACCATGTTGAAGTATCCACAAATTGGTGCCAGCTCTAGAGGACGA ATTCAAAGCGGCAATGCTGGTCAAAACGTCGGTACGTCTGCAGAAAGACCAGGAAGAACTTCAG CTGTACAAGATGTTCGTGAGGCACTTTCTAGAAGAAATCCAGCAGGTGGACCCCGCCTTGAACTTTCAAGAAACAGGACTCCAGATGATGTACCTTCATCCAAAGATGTG CAACCTGATTCAGAAAAGGTCCGAACTTCTAGAAACGGGAGCTCGTCAAAACGGGCCTCCTTTCTAAGCAGCAATAAACCAAGTTCTTCAGCAGAAGCGACAGATGGCAGAACAAGCCGACACATGTCGAGTAGTGGAGCCCGCTTATCTACTATACAAAGAGGATATGATAACAAACCCTCGCCAACGGGCTTGTCCGGTACTTCAAAGGGTGGCCGTGAAGATCTTCTCAGGAGCTTTGATTTTCTTCAAATCAGGAAGTAA
- the LOC110864972 gene encoding ABC transporter I family member 19, which produces MDAESNSIKVNAMQFGYSGENPLFVNFNLNISARSRCLLVGANGSGKTTLLKILAGKHMVGGKDVVRVLDFSSFHDTHLVCSGDLSYLGGSWTKTIGSAGEVPLQGDFSAEHMIFGVEGIDPVRREKLIELLDIDLQWRMHKVSDGQRRRVQICLGLLHPFQVLLLDEVTVDLDVVARMDLLEFFKEECEQRGATIVYATHIFDGLESWATDLAYIQDGELKRYEKLADLPEMNNSCNLLSVVESWLRSETKNPKKKTVNPSNLIANKTSPFDSSPFRSSRHMAYYR; this is translated from the exons ATGGATGCAGAATCGAACAGTATCAAAGTAAATGCTATGCAATTCGGATACAGTGGCGAGAATCCTCTCTTTGTCAATTTTAACCTCAACATCTCTGCTCGATCCCGTTGTCTTCTTGTCGGCGCCAACGGATCTG GGAAGACTACTCTGCTGAAGATTTTGGCCGGAAAACATATGGTTGGGGGGAAAGATGTTGTGCGGGTGCTAGATTTTTCATCTTTTCATGACACACACTTGGTTTGTAGCGGTGATTTGTCCTACTTGGGTGGATCTTGGACCAAAACTATTGGTTCGGCT GGAGAAGTACCACTACAAGGAGACTTCTCTGCGGAACATATGATATTTGGCG TTGAAGGTATCGACCCAGTTAGAAGAGAGAAGCTGATTGAACTGTTGGATATTGATCTACAATGGCGTATGCATAAAGTTTCCGATGGGCAAAGACGTAGAGTACAAATCTGCTTAGGCCTCCTTCATCCTTTCCAG GTTCTTTTGTTAGACGAAGTGACAGTTGACCTCGATGTGGTTGCAAGGATGGATTTACTCGAGTTCTTCAAGGAGGAATGTGAGCAG AGAGGAGCTACGATCGTATACGCAACACATATATTTGATGGTCTAGAGTCATGGGCAACAGATTTGGCCTACATACAAGACGGAGAGTTAAAAAGATACGAGAAGTTGGCAGATCTTCCGGAAATGAACAACTCCTGCAACCTGCTATCAGTGGTCGAGTCCTGGCTCCGTTCCGAGACCAAAAATCCGAAAAAGAAAACCGTCAATCCTTCGAACTTAATCGCTAACAAAACGTCCCCGTTTGATTCTTCCCCTTTTAGATCATCAAGGCACATGGCATACTATAGATGA